From a single Nostoc edaphicum CCNP1411 genomic region:
- a CDS encoding serine/threonine-protein kinase — MSQFHITRPEIAAGTLIDNRYIIQKLLGQGGLGRTYLAFDTRRFDEPCVLKEFAPIGTGESGLEQYRNLFKREAKILHQLQHPQIPKFLACFEGDGRLFLVQEYVDGKTYSRLLGELQRQGRNFSEDEVIQWLKNLLPVLEYVHQHNIIHRDISPDNIMLPTGKDLPVLIDFGVGKQIADVNEGRSSNHQVTFVGKMSLVGKVGYAPREQISLGLCSPSSDLYALGVTAIVLLTGRDPSLLMDQYSLEWNWRYYTYVTDSFAQVLDQMLADRPNKRYQTAKEVITDLQRIGEPQVAMSPAIMFDDLPATVFNPEFQAMSAISQSYNQPGETIFSSLSSPTSPQTGRIEQQQPSLQPAFIKSCHQGLAYHIGPMANVIIEEILDENPYISPEQFIELIARQIPDFQAAIEFRKRLFS, encoded by the coding sequence ATGTCACAGTTCCATATCACAAGGCCAGAAATAGCTGCTGGAACTCTAATCGATAACCGCTATATTATCCAAAAACTTCTAGGACAGGGAGGATTAGGACGAACTTACTTAGCTTTTGACACTCGTAGATTTGATGAACCTTGTGTTCTCAAAGAGTTTGCACCCATTGGCACAGGGGAGAGTGGACTGGAACAATATCGCAACTTATTTAAAAGAGAGGCAAAAATTCTTCATCAATTGCAACATCCTCAAATTCCCAAGTTTTTGGCTTGCTTTGAAGGAGACGGTCGGCTATTCCTAGTACAAGAGTATGTTGATGGTAAAACATATTCGAGATTATTAGGAGAACTTCAACGTCAAGGAAGAAATTTCTCTGAAGACGAAGTTATCCAGTGGCTAAAAAATCTGCTGCCTGTTTTGGAATATGTCCACCAGCACAACATTATCCATCGAGATATTTCTCCTGATAACATTATGTTACCCACTGGCAAGGATCTGCCAGTACTGATTGATTTTGGTGTTGGTAAACAAATTGCTGACGTGAACGAGGGGAGAAGTTCTAACCACCAGGTAACCTTTGTTGGTAAAATGTCCCTCGTCGGTAAAGTGGGATACGCTCCCCGCGAACAGATTAGCTTGGGTTTATGTTCCCCCTCTAGTGACCTCTACGCTTTGGGTGTAACAGCTATTGTGCTACTCACAGGTAGAGATCCATCTTTACTAATGGATCAATATTCACTTGAGTGGAACTGGCGTTATTATACCTACGTCACTGATAGTTTTGCTCAAGTACTCGATCAGATGTTGGCAGATAGGCCTAACAAGCGATACCAAACAGCCAAGGAAGTTATCACAGATTTACAGCGTATTGGAGAACCACAAGTGGCAATGTCTCCTGCAATTATGTTTGATGATTTACCTGCCACGGTATTTAATCCGGAATTTCAGGCTATGTCGGCAATATCGCAGTCATACAACCAACCTGGAGAAACAATTTTTAGTTCACTTAGTTCACCTACTAGTCCACAAACTGGGCGAATTGAACAACAACAACCTTCCCTCCAACCAGCATTTATCAAAAGTTGTCACCAGGGGTTAGCCTACCACATCGGCCCAATGGCAAATGTGATTATAGAAGAAATATTAGATGAAAATCCTTATATCTCGCCTGAACAGTTTATTGAACTTATAGCTAGGCAAATTCCTGACTTTCAAGCAGCTATTGAATTCAGAAAAAGATTATTCTCATAA
- a CDS encoding Uma2 family endonuclease, whose protein sequence is MTSSPHYIPQSDPPLPPWETLPTMYDLPSDNPEEPGLPDDFHFLQPLILYLTFQPINWNPELVYSAADLNLYYDLQHPLWYKRPDWFGVVGVGKLYKGEDLRLSYVTWQEPANPFVVVELLSSGTEDEDLGTRRESAADKPPSKWEVYERILRIPYYVVFSRYTNELRAFQLVGGHYEPMNLTDGYLLMPEIDLSLGLWQGSFRDIERLWLRWFTLAGELIPVPTEEAAAATERAIIAEKEATEAKQETAQAKRKVEQLAERLRQLGVNPDELL, encoded by the coding sequence ATGACTTCTTCTCCCCACTATATTCCCCAATCTGATCCGCCGCTTCCTCCTTGGGAAACTCTACCAACAATGTATGATTTACCAAGTGACAACCCAGAGGAACCCGGTTTGCCAGACGATTTTCACTTTTTACAACCCTTAATTTTATATTTAACTTTTCAGCCAATTAACTGGAATCCAGAACTAGTTTATAGTGCGGCTGATCTTAATCTCTACTATGATCTCCAGCATCCTTTGTGGTATAAACGCCCAGATTGGTTTGGTGTGGTAGGTGTAGGAAAATTATACAAAGGGGAGGATTTACGGTTAAGTTATGTAACTTGGCAAGAACCAGCAAATCCCTTCGTGGTTGTTGAGTTATTATCTTCAGGTACGGAAGATGAAGATTTAGGCACAAGAAGAGAAAGTGCAGCAGATAAACCTCCTAGTAAATGGGAAGTTTATGAACGAATTTTGCGGATTCCCTACTATGTTGTTTTTAGTCGCTATACTAATGAACTTCGGGCTTTCCAGTTAGTTGGTGGTCACTATGAACCGATGAACTTGACTGATGGATACCTACTAATGCCAGAGATAGATTTAAGTTTAGGCTTATGGCAGGGTTCATTTCGAGATATTGAAAGGTTGTGGTTAAGGTGGTTCACTTTGGCGGGAGAATTAATTCCCGTACCCACAGAAGAAGCCGCTGCTGCAACGGAACGAGCGATCATTGCAGAAAAAGAAGCTACAGAAGCCAAACAAGAAACTGCTCAAGCTAAACGAAAAGTAGAACAATTAGCAGAACGTTTGCGTCAGTTAGGTGTGAATCCTGATGAATTACTGTAG
- a CDS encoding alpha/beta fold hydrolase, translated as MTTSTSNTALTSTKTWIWQDFPICYQTQGTTGPAVVLVHGFGASWWHWRKNIPVLAESCRVYAIDLIGFGASAKPQPGEQIAYTLETWGQQVADFCREVVGEPAFLVGNSIGCIVAMQAAVSNPDIALGVALLNCSLRLLHDRKRVTLPLSRRYGAPLLQRLLSIKPIGEFFFNQLAKPKTVRKILLQAYSNPEMVTDELVDILTSPASDVGAGAVFLAFTSYSTGPLPEDLLPLLPCPAIILWGTADPWEPIKLGRELANFPQVQKFIPLEGVGHCPQDEAPELVNPILLDWIWERSLLKDSAKLEA; from the coding sequence CACTTACCTCGACAAAAACCTGGATTTGGCAGGATTTTCCAATCTGCTATCAAACCCAAGGAACCACTGGGCCAGCTGTTGTCCTCGTGCATGGATTTGGCGCTTCTTGGTGGCACTGGCGGAAAAATATTCCCGTATTAGCGGAAAGTTGCCGTGTTTATGCGATTGATTTGATTGGTTTTGGCGCTTCCGCAAAACCTCAACCTGGCGAACAAATTGCCTACACATTAGAAACCTGGGGACAGCAAGTAGCAGATTTTTGCCGCGAAGTTGTCGGCGAGCCAGCTTTTTTAGTCGGAAATTCTATTGGCTGTATTGTAGCCATGCAAGCAGCAGTAAGCAATCCAGATATTGCCTTGGGAGTTGCTTTGCTCAATTGTTCTTTACGGCTGTTGCACGATCGCAAACGGGTAACTTTACCTTTATCTCGTCGTTACGGAGCGCCTCTACTGCAACGTCTGTTATCTATCAAACCAATTGGCGAGTTCTTTTTCAATCAACTCGCCAAACCGAAAACAGTGCGGAAAATTCTGCTGCAAGCATACTCGAATCCTGAGATGGTGACAGATGAGTTGGTTGATATTCTGACTTCACCAGCAAGCGATGTGGGGGCTGGTGCTGTGTTCCTGGCTTTTACTTCTTATTCTACAGGCCCTTTACCAGAAGACCTTTTACCACTGCTACCCTGTCCGGCAATTATCTTGTGGGGAACGGCTGATCCGTGGGAACCAATTAAGTTAGGAAGAGAATTAGCTAACTTTCCTCAAGTACAAAAGTTTATTCCTTTAGAAGGAGTGGGGCATTGTCCGCAGGATGAAGCGCCGGAGTTAGTCAATCCGATTTTACTCGATTGGATTTGGGAGCGATCGCTGTTAAAAGACTCGGCAAAATTAGAAGCATAA
- a CDS encoding serine/threonine-protein kinase, whose product MVWNAGKSLFGGRYIIESQLGEGGIGITYLARNQRNQQRVIKTLKEEILNHPAWILHRNKLRQDFRDEAVRLAVCHHPHIVQIETIFDEGNLPCMVMDYIEGEDLGQRLKRIGMLSEVEALLYIRQIGDALTLIHSKGLLHRDLKPRNIMIRIDKSEAVLIDFGIAREFIPNMIQRHTVYRTPGFAPPEQYESEAPRGEYIDIYALAATLYNLLTAVVPTSADDRRHNINLEPPQYFNPNISNRVNQAIMCGMDLESTYRPQSVQEWLDLLGPDRGEDVTATSSTLVITPRLKLPPPVLPLVVLDQQNWQCIQTLKGHSSMVHAIAISPDGQFIASGSNDNTIKLWQVGTGKLVRQLGRWSSSHSNMVNSVAFSPISSNLSYQGDSGKSAGVVDLNRRILASGSWDNTIKLWDVNTGKEIRTLIGHANWVNSVAFSPDGKFLASGSADCTIKLWQVHTGIETQTFRGHSDSISSVAYSPKTPATNSKDRQLVASGSNDYTIKLWQVYTGRNICTLLGHSFFVNCIAFSKDGEIIASGSGDNTIKLWHVHSGREIRTLIGHSDSVWSVAFSQDGQFLASGSWDNTIKLWHVHSGREISTLTGHSNYVRCVAFSPDGQTLVSGGDDDTIKIWRRG is encoded by the coding sequence ATGGTGTGGAATGCAGGAAAGTCTTTATTCGGGGGACGCTACATTATCGAAAGCCAACTAGGTGAAGGTGGAATTGGCATTACTTATCTTGCCAGAAATCAACGGAATCAACAGCGAGTGATTAAAACCCTCAAAGAAGAAATCCTGAATCACCCCGCCTGGATACTTCACCGAAACAAGTTACGGCAAGACTTTCGTGATGAAGCAGTTCGGCTGGCTGTGTGTCACCATCCTCATATAGTACAGATAGAAACCATCTTTGATGAGGGAAATTTGCCCTGCATGGTGATGGATTACATTGAAGGCGAAGACTTAGGACAGCGCTTGAAACGGATAGGGATGCTATCAGAAGTAGAAGCGCTGTTGTACATCCGGCAAATTGGCGACGCTTTGACCCTAATCCATTCTAAAGGACTGTTGCATCGGGATCTCAAACCACGCAACATAATGATCCGCATTGATAAATCAGAAGCAGTGCTGATAGATTTTGGCATCGCTAGAGAATTTATTCCTAATATGATCCAAAGGCATACTGTGTATCGTACCCCTGGTTTTGCCCCACCTGAACAGTATGAATCAGAAGCGCCACGAGGAGAATACATTGACATCTATGCCCTAGCCGCTACTTTGTATAATTTACTTACCGCAGTTGTACCAACAAGTGCAGATGATAGACGTCACAATATCAATTTAGAACCACCACAATATTTTAATCCCAACATCAGCAACAGGGTAAATCAGGCTATTATGTGCGGCATGGATTTGGAGTCAACCTATCGTCCCCAGTCTGTGCAGGAGTGGTTGGATTTATTAGGCCCTGATAGAGGGGAAGATGTAACAGCAACATCATCTACCTTAGTGATAACGCCTAGACTTAAACTACCTCCACCTGTTTTACCACTTGTTGTATTAGATCAGCAGAACTGGCAATGTATACAGACCCTCAAAGGTCATTCTAGTATGGTTCATGCGATCGCCATTAGCCCAGATGGGCAATTTATTGCTAGTGGCAGTAATGACAACACCATCAAACTTTGGCAAGTAGGCACTGGCAAGTTAGTGCGTCAACTAGGTCGTTGGTCTTCTAGTCATTCCAATATGGTTAATTCCGTCGCCTTTAGCCCAATCTCTTCAAACCTTTCTTATCAAGGTGATTCCGGTAAATCTGCGGGAGTTGTAGACCTGAATCGCAGAATTTTAGCTAGCGGTAGTTGGGATAACACCATCAAATTGTGGGATGTCAACACAGGCAAAGAAATTCGTACTCTCATTGGTCATGCTAATTGGGTGAATTCCGTTGCCTTTAGTCCAGATGGTAAGTTTCTGGCTAGCGGTAGTGCTGATTGTACAATCAAACTGTGGCAGGTACACACAGGTATAGAAACCCAAACTTTCAGAGGTCATTCCGACTCAATTTCGTCAGTTGCCTACTCTCCGAAAACGCCTGCAACTAATAGCAAGGATAGACAGCTGGTGGCTAGTGGCAGTAATGATTACACTATCAAACTGTGGCAAGTATACACAGGCAGAAACATTTGCACATTATTAGGTCATTCCTTCTTCGTCAACTGTATTGCTTTTAGCAAGGACGGAGAAATTATTGCTAGTGGCAGTGGCGACAATACGATTAAACTGTGGCACGTACACAGTGGCAGAGAAATTCGTACTCTCATTGGTCATTCTGATTCAGTTTGGTCAGTTGCCTTTAGCCAGGATGGGCAATTTCTCGCTAGTGGCAGTTGGGACAACACTATCAAACTGTGGCACGTACACAGTGGCAGAGAAATCAGCACACTTACAGGGCATTCCAACTATGTTAGATGTGTTGCCTTCAGTCCTGATGGACAAACCCTAGTTAGTGGTGGTGATGATGACACTATCAAGATTTGGCGAAGAGGGTAG
- a CDS encoding c-type heme family protein: MLKNLNLKQKFTILLLIILTFGLSLSGFALSSLLRENAKQDISSTGVMLMETMSSVRKYTSTQVNPELADKLATEFLPQSVPAYSAREVFDILRKTTDYREFSYKEATLNPTNLRDKADGFETEIVERFRNKSDLKEVSGFRSIPAGDIFYIARPLPVSEGSCLKCHSIPEVAPQSMINLYGTANGFGWKLNEIVGAQIISVPANNVINKANQSSLLIILIVSTIFIVTILLVNLFLNRQVVMPLKRMTRIAEEVSTGHMEVEFEQMSNDEIGNLAKAFKRMQLSLEMAMKRIKRTQGSTGD, encoded by the coding sequence ATGCTAAAGAATCTGAATCTGAAACAAAAGTTTACAATTCTGCTACTGATAATTTTGACATTCGGTCTGAGCTTGAGTGGATTTGCTCTGTCTTCTCTACTTAGGGAGAATGCTAAACAAGATATTAGCTCAACAGGTGTCATGCTCATGGAAACCATGAGTTCTGTTCGTAAATACACTAGTACTCAAGTGAATCCAGAGCTAGCCGATAAATTGGCTACTGAGTTTTTGCCGCAAAGTGTGCCTGCATACTCAGCACGGGAAGTATTTGATATTTTACGGAAAACGACAGACTACCGTGAGTTCTCTTACAAAGAAGCAACTCTCAATCCCACTAATCTTCGAGATAAGGCTGACGGTTTTGAGACGGAAATTGTAGAAAGGTTCAGAAATAAATCAGACCTTAAAGAAGTGAGTGGATTTCGTTCAATTCCTGCTGGGGATATCTTTTATATTGCTCGTCCCTTACCAGTTTCTGAAGGTAGCTGTCTGAAGTGTCATAGTATACCCGAAGTTGCACCTCAAAGTATGATTAATCTCTATGGCACAGCTAATGGATTTGGGTGGAAGCTTAATGAGATTGTTGGCGCTCAGATTATATCAGTACCTGCAAATAATGTCATTAACAAAGCCAATCAGTCTTCTTTACTAATTATCCTAATTGTATCAACTATATTTATAGTGACTATCTTATTAGTCAACTTATTCTTGAATCGACAAGTTGTTATGCCTCTCAAACGCATGACTCGCATAGCGGAAGAAGTTAGTACTGGACATATGGAAGTTGAATTCGAGCAGATGTCTAATGATGAAATCGGTAATTTAGCTAAAGCCTTTAAACGGATGCAGTTAAGTTTAGAAATGGCAATGAAAAGAATCAAACGCACTCAGGGAAGTACAGGGGACTAA
- a CDS encoding SDH family Clp fold serine proteinase — protein sequence MGFGIGDLFWIFLLLTSLQPLWQKRQIEYRRLRALQEFQQERESRVILLIHRQESISFLGIPISRYITIEDSEQILRAIRLTPADVPIDLILHTPGGLVLATEQIARALIRHQAKVTVFVPHYAMSGGTMLALASDEIIMDANAVLGPVDPQLGNYPAASILKVIEDKPISEIDDQTLIMADLSRKAIQQVQRFVRTLLKDSIPKQKVLPENIEPIIEALTTGRVTHDYPITIEEATEMGLPVTVGLPHSIYNLMDLYPQSQGGRPSVQYIPMPYNDRRSILPTPKGRPLEEPNQMT from the coding sequence ATGGGTTTTGGTATTGGTGATTTATTCTGGATTTTCCTGCTTCTGACTTCTTTGCAACCCCTTTGGCAAAAACGTCAAATAGAATATCGGCGCTTGCGTGCTTTGCAAGAATTCCAGCAGGAACGCGAAAGTCGGGTGATTTTGCTGATTCACCGCCAAGAGTCCATTAGTTTCCTGGGAATTCCCATATCTCGCTACATTACTATCGAAGACTCAGAACAAATATTGCGAGCAATTCGCCTCACACCCGCAGATGTGCCGATTGACTTAATTTTGCACACTCCTGGTGGCTTAGTTTTGGCTACAGAACAAATCGCCAGAGCATTAATTCGCCACCAAGCAAAAGTCACAGTCTTTGTACCCCACTACGCCATGAGTGGCGGTACTATGCTTGCCCTCGCCTCTGATGAAATTATTATGGATGCTAACGCTGTCTTAGGGCCAGTTGATCCCCAATTGGGTAATTACCCAGCAGCAAGCATCCTGAAAGTAATTGAAGATAAACCCATCAGTGAGATTGATGACCAAACTCTAATTATGGCCGACCTCTCACGCAAAGCAATACAACAAGTACAGCGGTTTGTACGAACTCTGCTGAAAGACAGTATACCCAAACAAAAAGTTCTGCCAGAAAATATCGAACCGATTATCGAAGCCTTAACAACTGGGCGCGTTACCCACGACTATCCCATCACTATTGAAGAAGCAACAGAAATGGGGCTGCCCGTAACCGTCGGACTGCCCCATTCCATTTATAATCTCATGGATCTTTACCCACAGTCACAAGGAGGACGACCCAGCGTGCAGTACATTCCTATGCCTTACAATGACCGCCGTTCAATTCTACCTACACCCAAAGGCAGACCCTTAGAAGAACCAAATCAGATGACTTGA